Proteins encoded within one genomic window of [Enterobacter] lignolyticus SCF1:
- the holB gene encoding DNA polymerase III subunit delta': MKWYPWLRPPFEALVASYQSGRGHHALLVQALPGMGDDALIYALCRFLMCHQPEGQKSCGKCHSCQLMQAGTHPDYYLVQPEKGKNTLGIDAVRAVTEKLYERARLGGAKVVWISDAALLTEAAANALLKTLEEPPENTWFFLACREPARLLATLRSRCRLYHLAPPGEAYGLAWLQREVTVSQESALTALRLTSGAPAAALELLAGASQSARQQLCEALDGTLRSGDWLSLLAVFNHDSVAERLYWLSALLLDALKLQQGISLLSNVDAQPLVGRLAQHLPPPTLQVIARDAAECREQLQSVIGLNRELTLCERLLRWEHWLQPGASLPASHL; the protein is encoded by the coding sequence ATGAAATGGTATCCGTGGCTGAGACCGCCGTTTGAGGCGCTGGTCGCCAGCTATCAGTCTGGCCGCGGCCACCATGCGCTACTTGTTCAGGCGCTGCCCGGGATGGGCGACGACGCGCTTATCTATGCGCTGTGTCGTTTTTTAATGTGTCACCAGCCGGAGGGGCAGAAAAGCTGCGGCAAGTGCCATAGCTGCCAGCTGATGCAGGCGGGCACCCATCCGGATTACTACCTCGTACAGCCGGAAAAAGGGAAAAACACGCTGGGCATCGACGCCGTTCGCGCTGTGACGGAAAAACTGTATGAACGCGCCCGGCTGGGCGGCGCAAAGGTGGTGTGGATAAGCGATGCCGCGCTGCTGACCGAAGCCGCCGCCAATGCCCTGCTGAAAACCCTCGAAGAGCCGCCGGAGAATACTTGGTTCTTCCTCGCCTGTCGGGAGCCCGCGCGCCTGCTGGCGACATTGCGCAGCCGCTGCCGCTTATATCACCTTGCGCCGCCGGGCGAAGCCTATGGTCTGGCGTGGTTGCAGCGAGAAGTGACGGTGTCACAAGAATCGGCGCTGACCGCGCTGCGCCTGACGTCGGGCGCGCCGGCCGCGGCGCTGGAGCTGCTGGCGGGCGCATCGCAAAGCGCCCGCCAGCAGCTGTGCGAAGCGCTTGACGGCACGCTGCGCAGCGGCGACTGGCTGTCCCTGCTGGCGGTATTCAACCACGATAGCGTTGCCGAGCGCCTGTACTGGCTGTCGGCGCTGCTGCTGGACGCCCTCAAGCTCCAGCAGGGGATCTCCCTGTTGAGCAACGTTGATGCCCAGCCGCTCGTCGGGCGTCTGGCGCAGCATCTTCCCCCTCCCACGCTGCAGGTGATTGCGCGCGATGCCGCAGAATGCCGCGAGCAGCTGCAAAGTGTTATCGGCCTTAACCGCGAGCTGACGCTCTGCGAACGTTTATTACGCTGGGAGCACTGGCTGCAGCCTGGCGCCAGCCTTCCGGCTTCACACTTGTAA
- the tmk gene encoding dTMP kinase has protein sequence MHSKYIVIEGLEGAGKTTARDVVVETLEQMGIRDLLFTREPGGTILAEKLRSLVLDIRSVGDEVITDKAEVLMFYAARVQLVETVIKPALAAGKWVIGDRHDLSTQAYQGGGRGIDPQMLATLRDAVLGDFRPDLTLYLDVTPEVGLGRARARGDLDRIEQESLNFFNRTRARYLELAAQDASIHTIDATQPLDDVMRAIRDTVTRWVQEQGA, from the coding sequence ATGCACAGTAAGTATATCGTCATCGAGGGCCTGGAAGGCGCTGGTAAAACCACGGCGCGCGATGTCGTTGTGGAGACGCTGGAGCAGATGGGCATTCGTGACCTGCTGTTCACGCGCGAGCCGGGCGGCACCATTCTGGCGGAAAAACTCCGCAGCCTGGTGCTGGACATCAGGTCAGTGGGCGATGAAGTCATTACCGATAAAGCCGAAGTGCTGATGTTCTATGCGGCCCGCGTGCAGCTGGTTGAGACGGTCATTAAGCCCGCGCTGGCGGCGGGAAAATGGGTGATCGGCGATCGTCACGATCTCTCCACTCAGGCCTATCAGGGCGGCGGCCGCGGTATTGACCCGCAGATGCTTGCTACCCTGCGAGACGCGGTGCTCGGCGATTTTCGCCCCGACCTGACGCTCTACCTTGACGTGACGCCGGAAGTGGGGCTGGGACGCGCCCGCGCCCGCGGCGACCTCGACCGCATCGAACAGGAGTCGCTGAATTTCTTCAACCGCACCCGCGCGCGCTACCTTGAGCTGGCGGCGCAGGACGCCTCCATCCATACCATCGATGCGACCCAGCCGCTTGACGACGTGATGCGCGCGATTCGCGACACCGTCACTCGCTGGGTGCAGGAGCAGGGCGCATGA
- the yceG gene encoding cell division protein YceG encodes MKKMLRFFLLLLVVLGIAAGIGMWKVRQLADSKILIKEDLVFTLKAGTGRSALGEQLYGEKVINRPRVFQWLLRVEPDLSHFKAGTYRFTPQMTVREMLQLLASGKEAQFPLRFVEGMRVSEYLKQLRDAPYVKHTLADDSYETLAKALKLEQPEWVEGWFWPDTWMYTANTTDLSILKRAHQKMVKAVDSAWEGRADNLPYKDQNALVTMASIIEKETAVASERDQVASVFINRLRIGMRLQTDPTVIYGMGESYSGKLSRKDLETPTSYNTYVIAGLPPGPIAVPGEASLNAAAHPAKTPYLYFVADGKGGHTFNTNLASHNRSVQDYLKALKEKNAQ; translated from the coding sequence ATGAAGAAAATGTTACGGTTTTTCCTGCTGCTGCTGGTCGTGCTTGGCATTGCCGCCGGTATCGGGATGTGGAAAGTTCGCCAGCTGGCGGACAGCAAAATCCTTATTAAAGAGGATCTGGTCTTTACGCTCAAAGCGGGTACCGGGCGCAGCGCGCTGGGCGAACAGCTTTACGGTGAAAAAGTCATTAACCGCCCGCGGGTTTTCCAGTGGCTGCTGCGCGTCGAACCGGATCTGTCGCACTTCAAAGCCGGAACCTACCGCTTTACGCCGCAGATGACGGTGCGGGAGATGCTGCAGCTGCTGGCCAGCGGCAAAGAGGCGCAGTTCCCGCTGCGTTTTGTCGAAGGAATGCGGGTGAGCGAGTATCTTAAACAGCTGCGCGATGCGCCGTACGTAAAGCACACGCTGGCGGATGATAGCTATGAGACGCTGGCAAAAGCGCTTAAGCTTGAGCAGCCGGAGTGGGTTGAGGGCTGGTTCTGGCCGGATACCTGGATGTATACCGCCAATACGACGGATCTCTCTATCCTTAAGCGCGCACACCAGAAGATGGTGAAGGCCGTTGATAGCGCATGGGAAGGGCGGGCGGATAATCTGCCTTATAAAGATCAAAACGCGCTGGTGACCATGGCCTCGATCATCGAAAAAGAGACCGCCGTCGCCAGCGAGCGCGATCAGGTCGCCTCGGTGTTCATCAACCGTCTGCGTATCGGTATGCGCCTGCAGACCGACCCGACGGTTATCTACGGGATGGGGGAGAGCTACAGCGGTAAGCTGTCGCGTAAGGATCTCGAAACGCCGACGTCGTACAACACCTACGTGATAGCCGGACTGCCGCCGGGGCCGATTGCCGTTCCGGGCGAAGCCTCTCTCAACGCGGCGGCGCATCCGGCGAAGACGCCGTATCTCTATTTCGTTGCGGATGGCAAAGGCGGGCACACGTTTAATACGAATCTTGCCAGCCACAACCGCTCCGTACAGGATTACCTGAAAGCACTTAAGGAAAAAAATGCACAGTAA
- a CDS encoding metal-dependent hydrolase, producing MFLVDSHCHFDGLDYQSLHKDVDDVLAKAAARGVKFCLAVATTLPGYRSMRALVGERPNVVFSCGVHPLNQDEEYSPETLRQLAAEEGVVALGETGLDYYYTPETKARQQASFAHHIRIGRELNKPVIVHTRDARDDTLAILRDEKVTDCGGVLHCFTEDRETAGKLLDLGFYISFSGIVTFRNAEQLRDAARYVPLDRLLVETDSPYLAPVPHRGKENQPAMVRDVAEYMAVLKGVSLEQLAQQTTENFSRLFHIDPARLQSA from the coding sequence ATGTTTTTAGTCGACTCGCACTGCCATTTCGATGGTCTGGATTATCAATCGCTGCATAAGGACGTGGATGACGTGCTGGCGAAAGCCGCCGCGCGGGGCGTAAAATTTTGCCTGGCGGTCGCCACTACGCTTCCGGGCTATCGCTCAATGCGGGCGCTGGTCGGGGAGCGCCCGAACGTGGTGTTTTCCTGCGGCGTGCATCCGCTTAACCAGGACGAAGAGTACAGCCCTGAAACCCTGCGCCAACTGGCTGCGGAAGAGGGCGTAGTGGCGTTGGGCGAAACCGGTCTGGACTATTATTACACCCCGGAAACAAAAGCCCGCCAGCAGGCCTCGTTTGCCCACCATATCCGCATTGGCCGCGAGCTGAACAAGCCGGTTATCGTGCATACGCGCGACGCGCGGGACGATACGCTGGCGATTCTGCGCGACGAAAAAGTGACGGATTGCGGCGGCGTACTACACTGTTTCACAGAAGACAGAGAAACGGCGGGTAAATTACTGGATCTGGGTTTTTATATCTCGTTCTCCGGTATCGTGACGTTCCGCAACGCTGAACAGCTTCGCGATGCCGCCCGTTATGTGCCGCTCGACAGGCTGCTGGTGGAAACCGATTCCCCGTACCTGGCGCCGGTGCCGCATCGCGGTAAAGAGAACCAGCCGGCAATGGTCCGCGACGTCGCGGAGTACATGGCTGTGCTGAAGGGCGTGTCGCTGGAGCAGCTGGCTCAGCAGACGACCGAAAACTTCTCCAGACTGTTCCACATCGACCCCGCCAGACTGCAATCTGCCTGA
- the fabF gene encoding beta-ketoacyl-ACP synthase II encodes MSKRRVVVTGLGMLSPVGNTVESTWKALLAGQSGISLIDHFDTSAYATKFAGLVKDFNCDDIISRKEQRKMDAFIQYGVVAGAQAMQDSGLVVTEENATRIGAAIGSGIGGLGLIEENHSSLVNGGPRKISPFFVPSTIVNMVAGHLTIMYGLRGPSISIATACTSGVHNIGHAARMIAYGDADAMLAGGAEKASTPLGVGGFGAARALSTRNDNPQAASRPWDKDRDGFVLGDGAGIIMLEEYEHAKKRGAKIYAEIVGFGMSSDAYHMTSPPENGAGAALAMVHAIRDAGIEPGQIGYVNAHGTSTPAGDIAEAQAVKSVFGDVASRVMVSSTKSMTGHLLGAAGAVESIYSILALRDQAVPPTINLDNQEEGIDLDFVPLEARQVSGMEYTLCNSFGFGGTNGSLIFKKV; translated from the coding sequence GTGTCTAAGCGTCGTGTAGTTGTGACCGGACTGGGCATGTTGTCTCCTGTCGGCAATACCGTAGAGTCTACCTGGAAAGCTCTCCTTGCCGGTCAGAGTGGCATCAGCCTGATCGACCATTTCGATACTAGCGCCTATGCAACGAAATTTGCTGGCTTAGTAAAGGATTTTAACTGTGATGACATCATCTCGCGTAAAGAACAGCGCAAGATGGATGCCTTCATTCAATATGGAGTTGTCGCTGGCGCTCAGGCCATGCAAGATTCTGGTCTGGTAGTGACGGAAGAGAACGCAACGCGCATCGGTGCCGCTATCGGTTCCGGCATTGGCGGTCTCGGTTTAATCGAAGAAAACCACAGCTCGCTGGTTAATGGCGGTCCGCGTAAGATCAGCCCCTTCTTCGTTCCGTCTACGATTGTTAACATGGTGGCAGGTCACCTGACCATCATGTACGGTCTGCGTGGCCCCAGCATCTCTATCGCCACGGCGTGTACCTCCGGTGTGCATAACATCGGTCATGCGGCGCGTATGATTGCCTACGGCGATGCCGATGCCATGCTGGCCGGCGGCGCTGAGAAAGCGAGTACGCCGCTGGGTGTTGGCGGTTTCGGTGCTGCACGCGCGCTGTCTACCCGCAACGATAACCCGCAGGCGGCAAGCCGTCCGTGGGATAAAGATCGTGATGGTTTCGTACTGGGCGATGGCGCAGGTATCATCATGCTCGAAGAGTATGAGCACGCGAAAAAGCGCGGCGCGAAAATTTATGCTGAAATCGTCGGTTTTGGTATGAGCAGCGATGCTTACCATATGACGTCGCCGCCGGAAAACGGCGCGGGCGCTGCGCTGGCGATGGTTCACGCTATTCGTGACGCCGGTATCGAGCCGGGCCAGATTGGTTACGTCAACGCGCACGGTACCTCTACCCCTGCTGGCGATATCGCCGAAGCACAGGCGGTAAAATCGGTATTTGGCGATGTGGCAAGCCGCGTTATGGTCAGCTCAACCAAATCCATGACCGGTCACCTTCTGGGTGCGGCAGGCGCGGTGGAGTCAATTTACTCCATTCTGGCGCTGCGCGACCAGGCGGTTCCGCCGACCATCAACCTGGATAACCAGGAAGAGGGTATTGACCTCGACTTCGTCCCCCTCGAAGCGCGTCAGGTTAGCGGCATGGAGTACACGCTGTGTAACTCTTTCGGTTTTGGCGGCACTAACGGCTCGCTTATCTTCAAAAAAGTGTGA
- the ptsG gene encoding PTS glucose transporter subunit IIBC: MFKNAFANLQKVGKSLMLPVSVLPIAGILLGVGSANFSWLPAVVSHVMAEAGGSVFANMPLIFAIGVALGFTNNDGVSALASVVAYGIMVKTMAVVAPLVLHLPAEEIAAKHLADTGVLGGIISGAIAAYMFNRFYRIKLPEYLGFFAGKRFVPIISGLAAIILGVILSFIWPPIGSAIQTFSQWAAYQNPVVAFGIYGFVERCLVPFGLHHIWNVPFQMQIGEFTNAAGQVFHGDIPRYMAGDPTAGKLSGGFLFKMYGLPAAAIAIWHSAKPENRAKVGGIMISAALTSFLTGITEPIEFSFMFVAPILYVIHAILAGLAFPICILLGMRDGTSFSHGLIDFIVLSGNSSKLWLFPIVGICYAIVYYTIFRVLIKVLDLKTPGREDATEDSKAGATSEMAPALIAAFGGKENITNLDACITRLRVSVADVAKVDQPGLKKLGAAGVVVAGSGVQAIFGTKSDNLKTEMDEYIRNH; this comes from the coding sequence ATGTTTAAGAATGCATTTGCTAACCTGCAGAAGGTCGGTAAATCGCTGATGCTGCCGGTATCCGTACTGCCTATCGCAGGTATCCTGCTGGGCGTCGGTTCCGCAAACTTCAGCTGGCTGCCAGCCGTTGTTTCCCACGTTATGGCGGAAGCAGGCGGTTCTGTATTTGCTAACATGCCGCTGATCTTTGCTATCGGTGTTGCGCTTGGCTTCACCAACAACGACGGCGTTTCTGCACTGGCGTCGGTTGTAGCTTACGGCATCATGGTGAAAACCATGGCGGTTGTCGCGCCTTTGGTTCTGCATTTACCTGCTGAAGAGATTGCGGCTAAACACCTGGCGGATACCGGCGTGCTCGGCGGTATTATCTCCGGTGCGATTGCAGCCTATATGTTCAACCGCTTCTACCGCATCAAGCTGCCTGAGTACCTGGGCTTCTTCGCGGGCAAGCGTTTTGTACCGATTATCTCCGGTCTGGCGGCAATTATTCTGGGCGTGATCCTGTCCTTCATCTGGCCACCGATTGGTTCCGCGATTCAGACATTCTCCCAGTGGGCGGCCTACCAGAACCCGGTTGTGGCGTTCGGTATCTACGGCTTCGTTGAGCGCTGCCTGGTGCCGTTCGGTCTGCACCACATCTGGAACGTACCTTTCCAGATGCAGATCGGTGAATTCACCAACGCGGCAGGTCAGGTATTCCACGGCGATATCCCGCGCTATATGGCAGGCGACCCGACCGCGGGCAAACTGTCCGGCGGCTTCCTGTTCAAAATGTACGGTCTGCCGGCGGCTGCGATTGCTATCTGGCACTCTGCGAAACCAGAGAACCGTGCAAAAGTGGGCGGTATCATGATCTCCGCAGCGCTGACCTCGTTCCTGACCGGTATCACCGAGCCGATCGAGTTCTCCTTCATGTTCGTTGCGCCGATCCTGTACGTTATCCACGCTATTCTGGCTGGTCTGGCGTTCCCGATCTGTATCCTGCTGGGCATGCGTGACGGTACGTCGTTCTCTCACGGTCTGATCGACTTTATCGTTCTGTCCGGCAACAGCAGCAAGCTGTGGCTGTTCCCGATTGTCGGTATCTGCTATGCGATCGTTTACTACACCATCTTCCGCGTACTGATCAAAGTACTGGACCTGAAAACTCCGGGTCGTGAAGATGCAACAGAAGATTCGAAAGCAGGCGCGACCAGCGAAATGGCTCCGGCACTGATTGCGGCGTTCGGTGGTAAAGAAAACATCACCAACCTCGACGCCTGTATTACTCGTCTGCGCGTCAGCGTCGCCGATGTCGCTAAAGTGGATCAGCCTGGCCTGAAGAAACTGGGCGCGGCGGGCGTAGTGGTTGCAGGTTCCGGCGTTCAGGCTATTTTCGGCACCAAGTCCGATAACCTGAAAACCGAGATGGATGAGTACATCCGCAATCACTAA
- the fabG gene encoding 3-oxoacyl-ACP reductase FabG: MSFEGKIALVTGASRGIGRAIAETLVARGAKVIGTATSESGAQSISDYLGANGKGLMLNVTDPASIESVLENIRAEFGEVDILVNNAGITRDNLLMRMKDDEWNDILETNLSSVFRLSKAVMRAMMKKRHGRIITIGSVVGTMGNAGQANYAAAKAGLIGFSKSLAREVASRGITVNVVAPGFIETDMTRALTDEQRAGTLAAVPAGRLGSPNEIASAVAFLASDEAGYITGETLHVNGGMYMV, translated from the coding sequence ATGAGTTTTGAAGGAAAAATCGCACTGGTAACGGGCGCAAGCCGCGGCATTGGTCGCGCAATTGCGGAAACCCTTGTTGCCCGTGGCGCAAAAGTTATTGGTACTGCGACCAGTGAAAGCGGCGCGCAGTCGATCAGCGATTATCTGGGCGCCAACGGTAAAGGCCTGATGCTGAATGTGACCGATCCGGCATCTATCGAATCTGTTCTGGAAAATATTCGCGCAGAGTTTGGCGAAGTTGACATTCTGGTCAATAATGCCGGGATTACTCGTGATAACCTGTTAATGCGCATGAAAGATGACGAGTGGAACGACATTCTCGAGACCAATCTGTCATCGGTATTCCGTCTGTCAAAAGCGGTAATGCGAGCTATGATGAAAAAGCGTCATGGGCGTATTATCACTATCGGTTCTGTGGTCGGTACCATGGGAAATGCCGGTCAGGCCAACTACGCTGCGGCGAAAGCGGGTCTTATCGGTTTTAGTAAATCGCTGGCGCGCGAAGTTGCGTCACGCGGTATTACTGTGAACGTTGTTGCTCCGGGCTTTATTGAAACGGACATGACGCGTGCGCTGACCGATGAGCAGCGTGCGGGTACACTGGCGGCAGTTCCGGCGGGGCGCCTTGGCTCTCCAAACGAAATCGCCAGTGCGGTTGCATTTTTAGCCTCTGACGAAGCGGGTTACATCACGGGTGAAACCCTGCACGTCAACGGCGGAATGTATATGGTCTGA
- the acpP gene encoding acyl carrier protein, which produces MSTIEERVKKIIGEQLGVKQEEVTNNASFVEDLGADSLDTVELVMALEEEFDTEIPDEEAEKITTVQAAIDYINGHQA; this is translated from the coding sequence ATGAGCACTATCGAAGAACGCGTTAAGAAAATTATCGGCGAGCAGCTGGGCGTTAAGCAGGAAGAAGTTACCAACAATGCTTCCTTCGTTGAGGACCTGGGCGCTGATTCTCTTGACACCGTTGAGCTGGTAATGGCTCTGGAAGAAGAGTTTGATACTGAGATTCCGGACGAAGAAGCTGAGAAAATCACCACCGTTCAGGCTGCCATTGATTACATCAACGGTCACCAGGCGTAA
- the fabD gene encoding ACP S-malonyltransferase has translation MTQFAFVFPGQGSQTVGMLAEMAAEYPLVEETFREASAALGYDLWALTQQGPAEELNKTWQTQPALLTASVALYRVWQQQGGKAPALMAGHSLGEYSALVCAGVIAFTDAVRLVELRGKFMQEAVPEGTGGMSAIIGLDDAAIAKACEESAEGQVVSPVNFNSPGQVVIAGHKEAVERAGAACKAAGAKRALPLPVSVPSHCALMKPAAEKLAAELATITFNAPQIPVVNNVDVKCETAADAIRDALVRQLYSPVQWTKTVEFMAAEGVEHLYEVGPGKVLTGLTKRIVDTLTASALNEPAAMSAALAQ, from the coding sequence ATGACGCAATTTGCTTTTGTGTTCCCGGGACAGGGTTCTCAGACCGTCGGTATGCTGGCCGAGATGGCCGCTGAATATCCGCTGGTTGAAGAGACGTTCCGTGAAGCCTCTGCGGCGCTGGGCTACGATCTGTGGGCGCTGACGCAACAGGGTCCGGCGGAAGAGCTGAACAAAACCTGGCAGACGCAGCCGGCGCTGCTGACCGCCTCCGTCGCGCTGTACCGCGTCTGGCAGCAGCAGGGCGGTAAAGCGCCTGCGCTGATGGCCGGTCACAGCCTGGGCGAATACTCTGCGCTGGTCTGCGCGGGCGTTATCGCGTTTACCGATGCGGTTCGTCTGGTTGAGCTGCGCGGCAAATTCATGCAGGAAGCGGTACCGGAAGGCACCGGCGGCATGTCGGCCATCATCGGTCTGGATGATGCGGCGATTGCGAAAGCGTGTGAAGAATCCGCAGAAGGCCAGGTTGTCTCTCCGGTTAACTTCAACTCGCCGGGCCAGGTGGTTATCGCCGGTCACAAAGAGGCCGTTGAGCGCGCTGGCGCTGCCTGTAAAGCTGCGGGCGCGAAGCGTGCGCTGCCGCTGCCGGTCAGCGTACCGTCACACTGCGCGCTGATGAAGCCGGCGGCTGAGAAGCTGGCGGCGGAGCTGGCGACTATTACCTTTAACGCGCCGCAGATTCCGGTTGTGAATAACGTGGACGTGAAGTGCGAAACCGCCGCGGACGCGATTCGCGACGCGCTGGTTCGTCAGCTCTACAGCCCGGTTCAGTGGACCAAAACCGTTGAGTTTATGGCGGCAGAAGGCGTTGAGCACCTTTATGAAGTCGGCCCGGGTAAAGTCCTCACCGGTTTGACCAAACGTATTGTAGACACCCTGACAGCGTCGGCGCTCAACGAGCCTGCTGCGATGTCTGCGGCGCTTGCACAATAA
- the pabC gene encoding aminodeoxychorismate lyase: MFLINGVTQDVLPANDRAVQFGDGCFTTARIKNGRVEFLTAHIERLEHNCATLLIPFSEWAGLSQEMQTLARQQGDGVLKAIITRGSGGRGYSPSACQTPTRMLSVSPSPAHYPLWRKEGARLALSPVRLGRNPHLAGLKHLNRLEQVLIRAHLEQTDADEALVLDSDGWVTECCAANLFWRAGDVVFTPRLDQAGVDGIMRRHCISHLAQSRFRVVEVNARVESVRQADEVVICNALMPVIPVRTFAEVHYRSRELFDYLAPLCEQTTTS, encoded by the coding sequence ATGTTCTTGATTAATGGCGTCACGCAGGATGTACTGCCAGCCAACGACAGAGCGGTGCAGTTCGGCGACGGTTGTTTTACCACAGCGAGAATCAAAAACGGCCGGGTTGAGTTCCTTACGGCGCATATCGAACGGCTTGAGCATAACTGCGCGACATTACTTATCCCTTTTAGTGAATGGGCTGGGTTATCGCAGGAGATGCAGACGTTAGCGCGTCAGCAGGGTGATGGCGTGCTTAAAGCGATCATCACGCGCGGCAGCGGCGGACGGGGATACAGCCCCTCGGCGTGCCAGACGCCGACACGAATGCTGTCGGTTTCTCCGTCGCCTGCGCATTATCCGCTATGGCGAAAAGAGGGCGCACGGCTTGCGCTGAGCCCGGTAAGGCTGGGACGCAACCCCCATCTTGCCGGCCTTAAACACCTTAATCGCCTCGAGCAAGTGCTTATCCGCGCGCATCTTGAACAGACGGACGCCGATGAAGCCCTTGTCCTTGACAGCGACGGCTGGGTTACGGAATGCTGTGCGGCTAATTTGTTCTGGCGGGCGGGGGATGTAGTGTTTACCCCGCGCCTCGATCAGGCCGGTGTGGACGGGATTATGCGTCGGCACTGCATTTCACATCTGGCACAAAGCCGCTTTCGCGTTGTCGAAGTCAATGCGCGCGTGGAGTCCGTCCGACAGGCGGATGAGGTCGTGATTTGCAATGCCTTAATGCCGGTTATCCCCGTCAGGACGTTTGCAGAAGTTCACTACCGCTCGCGTGAGCTGTTTGATTATCTGGCCCCACTTTGTGAGCAGACGACGACGTCATGA